From Kwoniella shandongensis chromosome 2, complete sequence, the proteins below share one genomic window:
- a CDS encoding mitochondrial 37S ribosomal protein uS7m produces MSLRTPFTAIRHLSTSVRVSRPAAALEETTRPSGFGAIRDILSAPSTSTSQSSIPPSSLSTIGSGPAPARGYGVDAIPPKVDPSLDLFTNCLMKDGKKSEAQKMVSSILTLLQQTTNLPPQPLLRQAILLSSPSIKVLSMRKSAKTILTPRAMTERQRTRQGVAWILKAAEKGRKGGVSRDQRIAREILAVLEGQSDVYKWVEERHKVAYLNRSNMTAR; encoded by the exons ATGTCCCTCCGAACACCATTCACTGCCATCCGACACCTCTCGACATCCGTTCGAGTCTCTCGACCGGCTGCAGCGCTCGAAGAAACAACTCGTCCTTCAGGCTTCGGTGCCATCCGAGATATCCTCTCtgctccttccacctcgacatcccaatcgtccatccctccatcatcattatcaacGATCGGCTCTGGACCCGCCCCAGCAAGAGGATATGGTGTCGATGCGATCCCACCGAAAGTCGATCCGAGCTTGGATCTGTTCACGAATTGTTTGATGAAGGacgggaagaagagtgaggCGCAAAAGATGGTTTCGAGCATATTGACTTTGTT ACAACAAACGAccaatctccctcctcaaccCCTCTTACGCCAAGcgatcctcctctcttccccctctATCAAAGTCCTCTCGATGCGAAAGTCCGCCAAGACAATCCTCACCCCTCGAGCGATGACGGAGAGACAACGTACACGACAAGGCGTCGCGTGGATCTTGAAAGCCGCTGAGAAGGGCAGGAAAGGTGGTGTTTCGAGGGATCAGAGGATCGCTAGGGAGATTTTAGCCGTGTTGGAGGGTCAGAGTGATGTTTATAAATGGGTAGAGGAGAGACACAAGGTTGCATACTTGAACAG GTCCAACATGACTGCACGATAG